The nucleotide window GATCGCGGTGATCGTCCACCCATCCGACTGTCGCGATCATCGCTCCACCGCCGGACAGCGCTATCGCCAGATTCCAGTCAATCCAGCCAAGCATGGCGGCAATGATGATTCCTCCGAGCGCCGTCACGGCGATCGCGAGTCCTCCGCCCCGCGGCGTCGGCGAGGAGTGGGAGCTCCGCTCGTTAGGAATGTCGAGGAGTCTGTCGAGGGCATACAAACGAACGCGGCTCGCCAGCAGCCAGCTCAGGATCGCCGCCGCGACGACGAATACGAGTCGCTGAACCATTATCTGATCACCTCCGAACGGGATCTGAACCATTCTGCGGTAAGGAGCATTCCCCTCTCTAATGATATTGGCGGTTTATAGCCGGTGGTCTCCCGGAGTCGGGAAGTGTCGACGAAGAGAGAGCCGAGCACCGCCGTAAGGGAATCACCTGTAAGATGGAACGGCGGAAATCGGGAGAGCAAGCCCCCGCTTCCGGCGACCGCCCGGAGCATCGCCCGGGGGAACGGAAAGAGCCTCGCCGGCCGGCCAAGCGCCCGCGCGATATGCCTGATGAGCTCGGGCGTGGAAACGTCCTGTTCGTCACTCACGTACACCGTCTCCCCGGCCGCCGCGGGGCTCGTCATCAGGCCGCGGATGGCGGCGACGGCATTGTCCACGTAGGCGAAGCTGCGGCGGTTCCTCACCGAGCGGAGTGGCAACGGGAGGCCGCGGTCCACCACGCGGAACAGCAGCCCCATGTTCGCCTTCATACCCGGCCCGTAGACGTTCGGCAGGCGCAGTATCGGTGCGCGAAGACCCTCACGCACGCCGACGACCCGCACCAGCCGCTCCGCCTCGAGCTTGCTCTCGCCGTAGGCGTCCACTGGCTGCGGTGGCGTGTCCGAAGTCAGCACCCGATCGCTCTGATCGGCGACCGCCTTCACCGAGCTGATGAAAACGAAGGTTCCAACGCCGGCAGCCACGGCCTCCTTCAGGAGCAGCGCGGTGCCATCCACGTTGATCCTGCTGCACTCGGAACCCGGATCGCCTATCCCCTCGGCCTTCGCATGCACCCTCGCGGCGAGATGGACGACGGTCGAGACGCCGGACAGCGCCGCGCGCAGCGCATCCCGGTCGGTGATATCGGCGGCGATGGCCGTCTCGACTCCGGGCACGTTCATCCCCGTCGCCGAGCGCGTGATGCCCCTGACGCGCACTTCATCGCGCGCGAGACTCTCGCACAGGCGCCGGCCGATGAAACCGCTGGCGCCGGTAACCGCGACGACTCCGGAGCCGAACCTCACTGCCGGGACCGTCATACGTTGCGCTCCAGCACATCGCACAGCCGGCCGACCGACTCCGCTTTCCCACCGCGACTGAGCATCACTTCGCGCGCCAGGCGGCCCTTGGCGCGCAGCTCCGCCGGCGGCATCGCCGCTATCTCGCGCAATACTCTCTCTGCGCCATCCACGTCCCCATGACGGACGTGCCATCCGATGTCGTTCCCGACGAGAATATCCGCGACATGATTCTCGGCCGGGCCGACGAGAAGGATCGGCCGGGCGACGGCCATCGCACCATACACCTTGCTCGGATGAACGATGCCGGGAATTGCGTCACCGACCGTGACGATGTGCACGTCGGCCGCGGCGAGCGAGTGGCGCAGCTCGCTCAGCGGCTGATATGGAAGCGACATGACGTTCGCGCCGCCCATCTCCCCGACTTCCCGCTTCCCCACTCCGCCGCCGATGAACATGAAGAGCAGCCGGGGATCGTCGGCGACGCGCCTTGCCGCATGGAGAATCGTGGTGACGGGATTGGAAGGCCCATGATTCCCGCTGTACATGAGGACGATGCGCCCTTCCGGTACGTGCGCTCTCCGGAACGGGTTCGCCTCGTGGGAGACGACTTCGGGCGGATCCTCGGCGGGCCACGGCGGGAGCACCGTCAGCTTGTCGCTCACGTTGCGCTTGCGATTGATGCGCTCGGCCATGAACCGGTCCAGCACGACGACGTCATCAGCGCGTCCGAGAATCCGCCGGTTGAGCCAGTTGAAGCCCCGCACACTGGCGGAAGTCGGCCGCGCCATGCCGAGAACCACTGTCTGATCCGGATTGACATCCATCACCCAGTACTTCACCCGCGCTCTCTTCAATGCTCCGATAGCGAGTGCACCGAGCGATGCCATCGGCGGGCACGTACTCACGACGACTGCGTCCACCCGTCCTGCCGAGAGACTTCTCGCAACTGCCTGCGCGACGAATGCCAGGCCGCCGACGACCCGGATGAGGATGGAGCTCTTGCCGAAACTCGCCAATGGGATTCTCCGCACGTCCACGCCGCGCACCATCTCGCGTCGCGG belongs to Gemmatimonadaceae bacterium and includes:
- a CDS encoding NAD-dependent epimerase/dehydratase family protein, translated to MTVPAVRFGSGVVAVTGASGFIGRRLCESLARDEVRVRGITRSATGMNVPGVETAIAADITDRDALRAALSGVSTVVHLAARVHAKAEGIGDPGSECSRINVDGTALLLKEAVAAGVGTFVFISSVKAVADQSDRVLTSDTPPQPVDAYGESKLEAERLVRVVGVREGLRAPILRLPNVYGPGMKANMGLLFRVVDRGLPLPLRSVRNRRSFAYVDNAVAAIRGLMTSPAAAGETVYVSDEQDVSTPELIRHIARALGRPARLFPFPRAMLRAVAGSGGLLSRFPPFHLTGDSLTAVLGSLFVDTSRLRETTGYKPPISLERGMLLTAEWFRSRSEVIR
- a CDS encoding glycosyltransferase family 4 protein; the protein is MTGKPRTFVFISQVYVPDPAAVGQHLADAAEELARRGNRVIVYTSSRGYDDPSATYPRREMVRGVDVRRIPLASFGKSSILIRVVGGLAFVAQAVARSLSAGRVDAVVVSTCPPMASLGALAIGALKRARVKYWVMDVNPDQTVVLGMARPTSASVRGFNWLNRRILGRADDVVVLDRFMAERINRKRNVSDKLTVLPPWPAEDPPEVVSHEANPFRRAHVPEGRIVLMYSGNHGPSNPVTTILHAARRVADDPRLLFMFIGGGVGKREVGEMGGANVMSLPYQPLSELRHSLAAADVHIVTVGDAIPGIVHPSKVYGAMAVARPILLVGPAENHVADILVGNDIGWHVRHGDVDGAERVLREIAAMPPAELRAKGRLAREVMLSRGGKAESVGRLCDVLERNV